The following proteins are encoded in a genomic region of Oryza brachyantha chromosome 11, ObraRS2, whole genome shotgun sequence:
- the LOC102699632 gene encoding protein HASTY 1-like gives MLAGCTTKSNSQMDAAAELESHMFGFSGDVASCENETNFTDYAKQSNELGHTRMSGTGGGDVHQMLAEHTIISEAFLSATTCSWYNLLGLCATIKGAFSELLDISSINDAIMQNIRSMEFRHVAKLIDLVIIPFIKHCPHNLWEERMLKLLLPLFDYCGDMLHYSWFTLLNNGRANVPHYCSFAK, from the exons ATGCTTGCTGGTTGCACTACTAAAAGTAATTCTCAAAtggatgctgctgctgaacTAGAG AGTCACATGTTTGGCTTCTCTGGGGATGTTGCAAGCTGTGAGaatgaaactaatttcacTGATTATGCGAAACAGTCAAATGAGCTTGGCCATACAAGAATGTCG GGTACTGGTGGGGGTGATGTTCATCAGATGCTCGCAGAGCACACCATTATATCTGAAGCATTTCTTTCTGCAACAACTTGTTCATG GTACAACCTATTAGGTTTATGTGCAACCATAAAGGGAGCATTCTCAGAGTTGTTAGACATTTCATCAATCAATGATGCTATAATGCAAAACATAAGATCAATGGAATTTCGGCATGTAGCCAAACTTATCGATCTTGTCATTATTCCATTCATCAAGCATTGCCCTCATAATCTATGGGAAGAACGGATGTTGAAGCTCTTACTACCCTTGTTTGACTACTGTGGAGACATGCTTCACTACTCATGGTTCACTCTTCTAAATAATGGTCGGGCTAATGTTCCACATTACTGTTCTTTTGCAAAATAG